The Candidatus Binataceae bacterium genome includes a region encoding these proteins:
- a CDS encoding MFS transporter: MQTAFIAVGAAASDRGGEQLRRWAVLACLFASMAFVYSAGNVATGAVFYVSIFRSFGWSRAKTAFLTVPGTIAQVVCVPLIGSLLDVVNARIVMALGAGTAGVALLIASRAHSFSALALSHLLCGIGMVGAGPLACSYVAANWFDVNRGLALGVTMAGSALGAAIYNPLAAYLIGKAGWRIGFISLAAPMLIMALPLSLVISSRPARESARAALRPSPAARSEKAELLRILHKPALWLLSGANFLIYFGFSGVFLHLVAYQIQLGYSAQRAAFTLGIAAGVAVAGKLLFGVLADKISARRALGFALLIHGASILMLMWSGDPLLLWAFTLVWGLVHTVHLPLVPALVAESLGLRGFGAMSGVVGVFGSVGAAAGPILVGYLFDRSHHYSAPFDLCAIFLAAGSLVVFGCHATVSASANYPPSAALDHVAEGARHRPQRDGL, encoded by the coding sequence ATGCAGACCGCGTTCATCGCGGTTGGAGCCGCCGCGAGCGATCGAGGCGGCGAGCAGCTCCGCCGATGGGCGGTGCTGGCCTGCCTCTTTGCCAGCATGGCCTTCGTTTATTCCGCCGGAAACGTCGCCACCGGCGCAGTTTTTTACGTCTCGATATTTCGCTCCTTCGGCTGGAGCCGGGCCAAAACCGCTTTTCTCACGGTCCCGGGCACTATCGCCCAGGTAGTTTGCGTCCCTTTGATCGGCTCCCTACTGGATGTCGTAAATGCCCGCATCGTGATGGCGCTGGGCGCAGGGACGGCGGGCGTAGCGCTGCTGATAGCCAGCCGCGCCCATTCCTTTTCCGCCCTGGCCCTGAGCCATCTGCTGTGCGGGATCGGAATGGTGGGCGCCGGACCGCTGGCGTGCAGTTATGTCGCGGCCAACTGGTTTGACGTTAACCGCGGCTTGGCCTTGGGAGTCACGATGGCTGGAAGCGCGCTGGGCGCCGCGATCTACAATCCGCTCGCTGCTTATTTGATCGGCAAAGCGGGCTGGCGCATCGGCTTTATCAGCTTGGCGGCGCCGATGCTAATAATGGCACTGCCGCTGTCCTTGGTAATAAGTAGCCGGCCGGCGCGAGAATCCGCGCGCGCCGCGCTCCGGCCCAGTCCTGCCGCTCGAAGCGAGAAAGCCGAGCTGCTCCGCATCTTACACAAGCCCGCGCTATGGCTTCTGTCGGGCGCCAATTTTCTCATTTATTTCGGTTTCAGCGGGGTCTTCCTCCATTTGGTCGCCTACCAGATTCAACTCGGATATAGCGCCCAGCGCGCCGCCTTCACCTTGGGAATCGCGGCGGGCGTCGCGGTCGCCGGCAAGCTCTTGTTCGGCGTGCTGGCCGACAAAATCTCGGCCCGGCGCGCCTTGGGCTTCGCGCTGCTGATTCATGGCGCGAGCATCCTGATGCTGATGTGGTCGGGCGATCCACTGCTGCTATGGGCTTTTACCCTGGTGTGGGGCCTCGTGCATACCGTGCATTTGCCCCTGGTGCCCGCTCTGGTCGCAGAATCCCTGGGGCTGCGCGGCTTCGGCGCGATGTCCGGCGTTGTTGGTGTGTTCGGTTCTGTCGGCGCCGCCGCCGGGCCAATCTTGGTGGGCTACCTATTCGACCGGAGTCATCACTATTCCGCGCCCTTCGATTTATGCGCGATTTTTCTGGCGGCGGGATCACTGGTGGTTTTCGGCTGCCACGCCACCGTCTCGGCGTCGGCCAATTATCCACCATCCGCGGCGCTCGATCACGTTGCCGAAGGAGCACGGCACAGGCCACAGAGAGATGGCTTGTAA
- a CDS encoding AsmA-like C-terminal domain-containing protein → MERRAKLALAAIVGFAGIATLLVVVAAVILFHSKTLTRDLLSAVSARTGCQIRTRRIALHFTPTGVELAVNHLSATCKGDAATSRQVIATVGYGALLRLHPLPLDYIVLVNPHARLKASRAKFSWPKETAQPAAFARVISGLARNVVISGGQVIFSAADGQSAQNSQLELDGRIGSSTQTVRAWISHLAWYHAGLSGISMSGRTSIATSRDSATPARATLTLATAQAIPIRATLNLALSGAGILKGTAAIEMSQVPTLGQAGFDGSFSLSEERMEISGTISTSADFATTRRIPLNLTLTLPFSPNPLLSANTGALGLRLAALFEAMGSANGPAGTISFSSLRLDAPVGAWHQALAQCSNPICRHRQALRMLLEQTRISLALASANLDFATAPSDLRTLQVQHEVDFTLEHGVLASRNVSAQIGALQIVDGMLRLKDSISTDGVLSSIRYQTAFPLSLQLSQLDLSHLPRVARNLLKAGALLYARARSSGEVTMHNRRPRLRVINLQLSEGLLRLQNRHIPRTVFFNCRARLSHHIIRTRARVLTSDSGTLALNSSLRLRSRRLRAQIRLSHLDLQRWSATMVQAGMPQGFRVGGQIGGLFAVHWQPSERPIVNGSMHATALMLASPFVNGPVNVRQTRLVLQGSHVSAALNGITMGNGAINLRADVQDFVHPAIEVALSGQRLDLNAINVDRLTSSAHGSSSPSRPIKLSANIDLHEVLLRGASLTDVKGELGNQGGVWRVRTLTGHTLHGSFLVAGTWRSQAHFLHIIGGVHRIDARRLFSILGYAKGGRPPLTGQLSSRVNAGLLMGAGQPRLSCGGATIAISDGTLGRADVLARMMEVMSLENWLKFRPPDLERSGLPFRKISARLAFAPDLLKVEHVQLAGAVIRVAGHGSVTVPGNVLDLHLAVLPFTSAHWILEQLPLIGTRLANTYDRAFAARLRVTGPANALNISPELLRTTTGALVAVLELPIDFVPQTALPDATSLTLPPPTSADWPDCVPPWSVKPHGSARGTVDAIISRLMS, encoded by the coding sequence ATGGAACGTCGCGCAAAATTGGCGCTGGCCGCCATCGTGGGCTTCGCAGGCATAGCGACTCTTTTGGTCGTGGTCGCCGCCGTGATCCTATTTCACTCGAAAACCCTCACGAGGGATCTGCTCTCTGCCGTGTCGGCAAGAACCGGCTGCCAGATTAGGACGCGACGCATTGCCCTACATTTCACACCAACTGGGGTCGAGTTGGCCGTCAACCATTTGAGCGCAACGTGCAAGGGTGATGCAGCCACCTCGCGCCAGGTGATCGCGACAGTCGGCTACGGCGCGTTGCTGAGACTCCATCCGCTGCCGCTCGATTACATCGTTCTGGTCAATCCGCACGCCAGACTAAAGGCCAGCCGGGCAAAATTCTCTTGGCCCAAAGAGACTGCCCAACCCGCTGCTTTCGCACGCGTCATCAGCGGGTTGGCGCGCAACGTCGTGATCAGTGGCGGACAGGTGATTTTTTCTGCCGCCGACGGCCAGTCAGCGCAAAACTCACAACTCGAACTCGACGGGCGCATCGGGAGCTCCACCCAGACTGTGCGAGCCTGGATCTCGCACCTGGCGTGGTACCACGCCGGCTTGAGTGGAATTTCCATGTCGGGACGGACCTCGATCGCCACTTCGCGCGATTCTGCCACACCGGCGCGTGCCACCCTGACCTTGGCAACCGCGCAAGCTATCCCTATCCGCGCCACGCTGAATCTCGCGCTGAGCGGCGCCGGTATTCTTAAGGGCACGGCCGCGATCGAAATGAGTCAGGTTCCGACTCTGGGACAGGCCGGATTTGACGGTTCCTTTTCGCTTTCCGAAGAACGGATGGAAATCAGCGGGACGATCTCGACCAGCGCCGATTTTGCGACCACCCGCCGTATTCCCCTGAATCTGACCCTGACCTTGCCATTTTCACCCAACCCTCTGCTCAGCGCGAACACGGGAGCGCTGGGGCTGCGCTTGGCGGCACTCTTCGAGGCAATGGGCAGCGCGAACGGACCCGCCGGCACAATTTCTTTCAGCTCCCTTCGCTTAGACGCCCCTGTCGGCGCATGGCACCAAGCACTTGCGCAATGCTCCAACCCGATCTGCAGGCATCGCCAGGCGCTGCGGATGCTGCTTGAGCAAACCCGCATCAGCCTGGCCCTTGCCTCGGCCAACCTGGATTTCGCCACGGCACCTTCTGACCTGCGCACGCTGCAGGTTCAACACGAGGTTGATTTCACTCTGGAGCATGGCGTGCTTGCCTCCAGGAACGTATCGGCCCAGATTGGCGCACTGCAAATCGTCGATGGAATGCTGCGGCTGAAAGACTCGATCAGCACGGACGGTGTTCTTTCTAGCATAAGGTACCAAACCGCTTTTCCACTGAGCTTGCAGCTCTCCCAGCTAGACTTAAGCCATTTGCCGCGCGTCGCGCGCAACCTGCTGAAGGCCGGCGCGCTGCTCTACGCAAGGGCACGATCCAGCGGGGAAGTGACGATGCACAATCGCAGGCCTCGGCTGCGAGTGATCAATTTGCAGCTAAGCGAGGGGCTGCTTCGACTTCAAAACCGCCACATTCCCCGCACCGTGTTTTTTAATTGCCGGGCTCGCCTCTCCCATCACATCATTCGCACCCGTGCGCGAGTGCTAACCTCGGATAGTGGCACACTCGCGCTTAATTCCTCTCTGAGGCTCCGCAGCCGCCGGCTGCGAGCACAGATTCGCCTGAGCCATCTTGATCTGCAACGTTGGTCTGCCACGATGGTCCAGGCCGGTATGCCGCAAGGGTTTCGAGTAGGCGGACAGATCGGTGGACTGTTTGCGGTTCATTGGCAACCTAGCGAACGTCCGATCGTAAACGGTTCGATGCACGCCACGGCGCTGATGCTAGCCTCGCCCTTCGTCAATGGCCCCGTGAACGTGCGTCAGACGCGCCTTGTCCTTCAGGGCAGCCACGTTAGCGCAGCTCTGAATGGGATAACGATGGGTAACGGCGCCATCAATCTGCGCGCTGACGTTCAGGATTTTGTCCATCCGGCGATCGAAGTGGCGCTCTCGGGCCAGCGGCTTGACCTCAATGCGATCAACGTCGATCGGCTGACAAGCAGCGCTCATGGTTCAAGCTCGCCTTCGCGGCCAATCAAGCTGTCGGCCAACATCGATCTGCATGAGGTTTTGCTACGAGGCGCCAGCCTAACCGATGTGAAAGGCGAGCTCGGCAATCAGGGGGGTGTTTGGCGCGTACGCACACTCACGGGCCATACCCTGCACGGCTCCTTTCTCGTGGCTGGCACTTGGCGAAGCCAAGCGCATTTTCTGCATATAATAGGTGGAGTCCATCGCATCGATGCGCGCAGACTCTTTAGCATACTTGGATACGCCAAGGGTGGGCGCCCACCGCTTACAGGACAACTTAGCAGTCGCGTCAACGCCGGCCTGCTGATGGGCGCTGGCCAACCGCGGCTATCCTGCGGCGGCGCCACGATTGCGATCAGCGATGGCACGCTGGGCAGGGCCGACGTGCTGGCTCGAATGATGGAGGTCATGAGCCTGGAGAATTGGCTGAAGTTCCGACCCCCCGATCTCGAGCGCAGCGGCCTTCCCTTCCGCAAGATCAGCGCGCGGCTAGCCTTCGCGCCCGATCTGCTGAAGGTCGAACATGTTCAGCTTGCCGGTGCGGTGATCAGAGTGGCCGGCCACGGGAGCGTAACGGTGCCCGGCAACGTGCTGGACCTGCATCTGGCGGTGCTGCCATTCACCTCGGCTCACTGGATTCTTGAGCAACTCCCTCTGATCGGCACCCGACTGGCCAATACCTACGATCGGGCCTTTGCCGCACGCCTGAGAGTGACGGGTCCAGCCAACGCTTTGAACATATCTCCGGAATTGCTGCGCACTACCACCGGGGCGCTGGTCGCCGTGCTCGAACTTCCCATCGATTTCGTTCCCCAAACCGCGTTGCCAGACGCGACCAGCCTGACTCTGCCACCACCTACTTCCGCCGATTGGCCCGATTGCGTGCCACCATGGAGCGTTAAGCCGCACGGCTCGGCCCGCGGGACGGTGGACGCAATCATCAGCAGACTAATGAGTTAA